In Woeseia oceani, one DNA window encodes the following:
- a CDS encoding TetR family transcriptional regulator, with the protein MARKTKQEALETRDNLLEAAGKVFCEKGVTKTSLADIAACAGVTRGAVYWHFKNKTDLVEALWHRTEMPVDVSWGCGNCTPGKDPLESIRRQAVDCLQRAVADPNTKQVWDILLHKCENVDDAAVMKSRLRKARTECAHNVTELFEAAIQAGQLPRSTDVLTAISGLFCYIEGLIYNWLIHPESTNLEKSAEAYVDIYISGLVHRDIPARHRKTANG; encoded by the coding sequence GTGGCCAGAAAGACCAAACAAGAAGCCTTGGAAACGCGTGACAACCTGCTCGAAGCGGCTGGCAAAGTGTTTTGCGAAAAGGGGGTGACCAAGACCTCGCTCGCCGACATTGCTGCTTGTGCCGGCGTTACACGCGGCGCTGTCTACTGGCATTTCAAGAACAAGACCGACCTCGTTGAAGCGCTCTGGCATCGAACTGAAATGCCGGTTGATGTGTCCTGGGGTTGCGGGAACTGCACGCCCGGCAAGGACCCACTGGAAAGCATTCGTCGTCAGGCCGTTGATTGCCTGCAACGCGCTGTTGCAGATCCGAACACCAAGCAGGTTTGGGACATACTGCTGCACAAGTGTGAAAACGTTGACGATGCAGCCGTTATGAAGTCTCGCCTGCGGAAAGCACGCACAGAATGCGCGCACAACGTCACTGAGCTTTTTGAGGCAGCTATACAGGCCGGGCAATTGCCACGATCCACTGACGTCCTGACGGCCATCAGCGGTCTGTTCTGCTATATCGAGGGTTTGATTTACAACTGGCTCATCCACCCGGAATCCACCAACCTCGAGAAATCCGCCGAGGCCTACGTCGACATTTACATTAGCGGTCTCGTCCACCGGGACATCCCGGCACGGCACCGCAAGACCGCGAACGGCTAA
- a CDS encoding BaiN/RdsA family NAD(P)/FAD-dependent oxidoreductase produces MAAEKYDVIVLGGGAAGLMCAITAGQRGRRVLVLEGSNRVGKKILMSGGGRCNFTNLYCEPSRYLSANPNFCISALSRYSQWDFIALVEKHSIAWHEKTLGQLFCDDSSKQIVGMLLAECERAGVEILTNSAISAVDYAGHYEVNCAHGRFHSESLVIATGGLSIPKMGASGFGYQLAKQFGLALLETRPGLVPFTFAGTTQDMLSRLSGVSTPAALSVADNHFEESILFTHRGLSGPATLQISSYWSPGQSIECNLLPAMDAAEFLMKAKAAQPKAVLRTVLSGTLPRALVLELQAVLWPDAIDSPLAELSHRYLDALANRLQQWLLRPAATEGYRTAEVTLGGIDTDELSSKTMEAKQQRGLYCIGEVVDVTGHLGGFNFQWAWASGHAAGQVA; encoded by the coding sequence ATGGCAGCAGAAAAATACGATGTAATCGTGCTCGGTGGAGGCGCCGCCGGACTAATGTGCGCAATTACCGCCGGTCAGCGAGGGCGGCGCGTACTGGTGCTGGAGGGCTCCAACCGGGTCGGCAAAAAAATACTGATGTCCGGCGGCGGCCGCTGCAATTTCACCAATCTGTACTGCGAACCGTCGCGCTACCTTTCTGCAAACCCGAACTTCTGCATTTCAGCACTCAGTCGATACAGCCAGTGGGACTTTATTGCGCTGGTCGAAAAGCACAGCATCGCATGGCACGAGAAAACACTGGGCCAACTGTTTTGCGACGACTCTTCGAAACAAATAGTCGGAATGTTGCTTGCTGAGTGCGAGCGCGCGGGTGTTGAAATCCTGACGAACAGCGCGATCAGCGCCGTTGATTACGCCGGCCACTACGAGGTGAACTGTGCCCACGGGCGATTTCACTCGGAATCGCTGGTCATCGCGACGGGTGGACTCTCTATTCCGAAAATGGGTGCATCCGGTTTCGGCTACCAGCTTGCCAAACAGTTCGGGCTGGCATTGCTCGAGACCCGTCCAGGGTTGGTTCCTTTTACCTTTGCCGGAACGACACAAGACATGCTGAGCCGGCTCTCTGGAGTGAGTACGCCCGCGGCGCTATCAGTCGCTGACAACCACTTCGAAGAAAGCATCCTGTTCACTCACCGAGGCCTCAGTGGACCCGCCACGTTGCAGATTTCCAGTTACTGGTCGCCAGGCCAGAGTATTGAATGCAACCTGTTGCCGGCCATGGACGCCGCAGAGTTTCTCATGAAGGCGAAGGCCGCCCAACCGAAGGCTGTGCTGCGAACGGTTCTGTCCGGCACGTTGCCGCGGGCGTTGGTGCTGGAATTACAGGCGGTGCTCTGGCCTGACGCCATTGACTCGCCGCTGGCCGAACTCAGTCACCGCTATCTCGACGCACTGGCGAACCGGCTCCAGCAATGGCTATTGCGACCGGCAGCCACCGAGGGTTACCGGACCGCGGAAGTCACGCTCGGCGGTATCGATACCGACGAATTGTCGTCCAAGACGATGGAAGCAAAACAGCAGCGTGGTTTGTATTGCATCGGTGAAGTAGTCGACGTCACCGGGCACCTGGGCGGGTTCAATTTTCAGTGGGCCTGGGCATCGGGCCACGCTGCCGGGCAGGTTGCCTAG
- a CDS encoding AI-2E family transporter, translated as MSNPQNYNTHMNSVSRWFRRHLENPQVVTLTLALLSLGLSIYLFGNMLAPVLAAIVIAYLLQGLVARLERLGAPHFPSVLLVFVGFISFVAMMLFGLLPPLIRQVSRLVAQVPQILERAQGLLLRLPKEYPNFLSEAQIQEFIAGLGSEFIRLGQPVLSYSMTSLVALITVIVYVVLVPLLVFFMIRDKNRILSWLAEFLPSERQLAGIVWQEVDAQIGNYVRGKFWEIILVGSVTFAVFSMLGLQFALLLSVLTGLSVLIPYVGAAAVTVPVGLVALSQWGLTADFYYVILAYGIIQALDGNLLAPLLFSEVVNLHPVAIIVSILFFGGIWGFWGVFFAIPLATLIQAVLRAWPGAPLPPAPETPAA; from the coding sequence ATGAGTAATCCGCAAAATTACAACACGCATATGAACAGCGTTAGCCGCTGGTTTCGGCGTCACCTCGAGAACCCCCAGGTCGTCACGCTGACGCTGGCGTTGCTGAGTCTTGGTTTGTCAATTTACCTGTTCGGTAACATGCTTGCACCGGTACTGGCGGCCATCGTGATTGCCTACCTGTTGCAGGGTCTGGTTGCCCGCCTGGAACGGTTGGGTGCCCCGCATTTTCCCAGTGTACTACTGGTGTTCGTTGGCTTTATATCGTTTGTTGCCATGATGCTGTTCGGCTTGTTACCGCCTTTGATTCGGCAGGTATCACGACTCGTTGCTCAGGTGCCGCAGATTCTTGAGCGTGCGCAGGGGCTGTTACTGCGGCTGCCAAAGGAATACCCCAACTTTCTATCCGAGGCACAGATTCAGGAATTCATTGCTGGTCTTGGGTCCGAATTCATTCGCCTTGGGCAACCGGTGCTGTCGTATTCGATGACATCGCTTGTTGCCTTGATCACGGTCATTGTCTACGTCGTGTTGGTGCCTCTGTTGGTATTTTTCATGATACGTGACAAGAACCGCATACTCAGCTGGCTGGCGGAGTTTTTGCCGAGCGAACGTCAGCTTGCCGGTATCGTCTGGCAGGAAGTGGATGCGCAGATCGGCAACTACGTGCGCGGCAAATTCTGGGAGATCATCCTGGTAGGCTCGGTAACCTTTGCCGTTTTTTCCATGCTGGGTTTGCAGTTTGCCCTGTTGCTCAGCGTACTCACCGGACTATCAGTACTGATCCCCTATGTCGGCGCCGCCGCCGTTACAGTGCCGGTCGGCTTGGTCGCGTTGTCGCAATGGGGGCTAACCGCCGATTTTTATTACGTGATACTCGCCTACGGAATTATCCAGGCGTTGGACGGCAATCTGCTTGCACCTTTGTTGTTCAGCGAGGTCGTGAACCTGCATCCGGTGGCGATCATCGTGTCGATACTGTTCTTCGGCGGTATCTGGGGGTTCTGGGGCGTGTTTTTCGCCATACCTCTGGCTACCCTTATTCAGGCCGTACTCCGGGCCTGGCCGGGTGCGCCATTGCCGCCCGCCCCGGAAACTCCGGCGGCGTAG